A section of the Kluyveromyces lactis strain NRRL Y-1140 chromosome F complete sequence genome encodes:
- a CDS encoding uncharacterized protein (no similarity): MGVADLIKKFESIAKDPVEDKGDSNHSAVETSPVNGQQVSSEGSAEEEDKPAQEEEPAQEEEPAQEEEPAQEEEPAQEEEPAQETEPVVKEVIEESVKEEIEESEPVIEENSEDVAENEPTKAEEAEETPEASAEASAEAKDEAKDKDEAEHEGDTQDVNEPASKSSNKNKNKKKKKKKNAANSESAAPAAEENSLRQD, encoded by the coding sequence ATGGGTGTTGCCGatttgataaagaaatttgaGAGCATCGCTAAGGATCCTGTGGAGGACAAGGGTGATTCGAACCATTCCGCTGTTGAAACCAGTCCTGTGAACGGACAGCAGGTTAGTTCTGAGGGTTCGGCCGAGGAAGAGGATAAACCAgctcaagaagaagagccaGCTCAGGAAGAAGAGCCAGCTCAGGAAGAAGAGCCAGCTCAGGAAGAAGAGCCAGCTCAGGAAGAAGAGCCAGCTCAGGAAACAGAACCGGTTGTCAAAGAAgtaattgaagaaagtgtcaaggaagaaattgaagaaagtgaaCCTGTCATCGAAGAAAATTCTGAAGATGTAGCTGAAAATGAACCTACTAAGGCTGAAGAGGCTGAAGAGACACCTGAAGCCTCAGCTGAAGCCTCAGCTGAAGCCAAAGACGAGGCTAAAGATAAAGATGAAGCCGAGCATGAAGGTGATACTCAAGACGTGAACGAGCCTGCTTCTAAGTCTAGCAACAAGAAtaaaaacaagaagaagaagaagaagaagaatgcAGCAAACAGTGAATCAGCAGCTCCTGCTGCCGAAGAAAATTCGCTTAGGCAAGACTAA
- a CDS encoding class I SAM-dependent methyltransferase (similar to uniprot|Q08641 Saccharomyces cerevisiae YOR239W/YOR240W), whose translation MQQTVNQQLLLPKKIRLGKTNLSEEPENDLESTFTNDESLSSSLELVEIKDTRIGRDEPFDFGKRTLKADDEVWNHNAWDNVEWGEEQVLAAEEKIQKQYKDPVPEFDKNLYNSNPARYWDIFYKNNRENFFKDRKWLQIEFPSLYEATKPDAGPVTVFEIGCGAGNTFFPILTENQNEQLRIVAADFAPRAVELVKTSDQFNPKYGHATVWDLANIEGELPDGIEPNSVDIAVMIFVFSALSPEQWSKAMDNLHKILKPGGKILFRDYGRYDLAQVRFKKNRLLDDNFYVRGDGTRVYFFTEQELRDIFTEKYFVEKQIGTDRRLLVNRKRQLKMYRVWLQAVFEVPNDVSTE comes from the coding sequence atgcAGCAAACAGTGAATCAGCAGCTCCTGCTGCCGAAGAAAATTCGCTTAGGCAAGACTAATTTATCAGAAGAACCTGAAAATGATCTTGAATCGACTTTCACCAACGATGAAAGcttatcatcttctttggaattggTGGAGATAAAAGATACAAGAATAGGCCGTGATGAACcatttgattttggaaaacgTACATTGAAGGCTGACGACGAAGTATGGAACCATAATGCCTGGGATAATGTCGAATGGGGTGAAGAACAAGTTTTGGctgcagaagaaaagattcaaaaacAATACAAGGACCCTGTTCCAGAATTTGACAAGAATCTATACAATAGTAATCCTGCTCGTTACTGGGACATATTTTATAAAAACAATAGGgaaaatttcttcaaagacaGAAAATGGCTTCAAATCGAGTTCCCATCTTTATATGAAGCGACTAAACCTGATGCTGGTCCAGTTACCgtttttgaaattggatGTGGTGCCGGTAACACGTTCTTCCCAATTCTGACTGAGAATCAAAACGAACAATTGAGAATAGTAGCAGCTGACTTTGCTCCAAGAGCTGTCGAGTTAGTGAAGACTTCAGATCAATTCAATCCAAAATATGGACACGCAACAGTGTGGGATCTTGCAAATATTGAAGGAGAATTACCGGACGGGATAGAGCCAAATTCTGTCGATATTGCTGTTATGATCTTCGTGTTTAGTGCACTATCACCTGAACAATGGAGTAAGGCAATGGATAACCTTCATAAAATCCTAAAGCCAGGTGGTAAGATACTGTTCCGTGATTATGGACGTTATGATCTAGCTCAGGTACGGttcaaaaagaatagaCTACTGGATGATAATTTCTACGTTAGAGGAGATGGAACAAGAGTGTATTTCTTCACTGAACAAGAACTGCGCGACATCTTCACTGAAAAATATTTCGTTGAGAAACAGATTGGAACAGACAGAAGACTATTGGTCAATCGTAAAAGACAACTAAAGATGTATCGTGTATGGTTACAGGCAGTTTTTGAAGTCCCTAATGATGTTTCAACTGAGTAA
- a CDS encoding uncharacterized protein (conserved hypothetical protein) has product MLVTKTQPYVNDNFLWQQETTELNDDIFNQEHETTMMFGIFYLDELIKDQDQIILKSQLSELSSMLEPWNEAFPWNGYNGVSLEIRESLSGEYYIFGSLQVGDNARDEECLVLSILLNFSRHAGPCTFIKVCDTDGEFILMEANEIIPAELEFPVSNNRIWITMGKISYIPITFYYDRGLSKYEALSFLKKDSSKVSYLPDLESNIRKNFLKVFPYSTLNKLKCCKTIITDSKVAEILKYNPKLVSLALTHFMTSSFETIPTEKHTEDGHMIDVIAPQSHLALVKKFVDLTSTDQELNNKLDFYSDTLGSVLVDSIHHMIDNDILTLNSNNRLKPKALLSCLQEHKIITEDFQIANVKWDILNPDDDVELNATSLDTLKTNLLSFLNDESDLKGIINDNSDERNVNGDAHVDNEQESFLEKDSDISIDEDDFFEFFLKNGLNLADDYIANLRGSYMDSDADKDQIADSELDTLSELHQSLQDVSAECSPIADLVKSLTVDGAPSGPLQTILQNLKKQEP; this is encoded by the coding sequence ATGCTAGTAACTAAGACTCAGCCTTATGTGAATGATAACTTTCTATGGCAGCAGGAAACAACTGAATTAAACGATGACATATTCAACCAGGAACATGAAACTACCATGATGTTTGGGATATTCTACCTAGACGAGTTGATTaaagatcaagatcaaattaTACTTAAGTCACAACTTTCTGAGTTGTCTTCAATGTTGGAACCCTGGAATGAAGCTTTCCCATGGAATGGTTATAACGGTGTATCACTTGAGATCAGAGAATCTTTATCTGGAGAATACTATATATTTGGCTCGCTTCAAGTAGGGGATAACGCTCGTGATGAGGAGTGCTTGGTGTTATCCATACTTCTAAATTTCTCGAGACATGCAGGACCGTGTACATTTATTAAGGTATGTGATACAGACGGTGAATTCATATTGATGGAAGCCAATGAGATTATTCCCGCTGAGCTAGAGTTTCCAGTTAGTAATAACAGAATATGGATAACAATGGGCAAGATCAGTTATATACCGATTACTTTCTATTATGATCGAGGCCTTAGTAAATACGAAGCACTATcgtttttgaagaaagacaGCTCAAAAGTTTCCTATCTTCCGGATCTAGAAAGTAATATACGAAAGAACTTCCTAAAAGTGTTCCCCTACTCTACTCTTAACAAACTGAAATGCTGTAAAACTATAATTACTGATTCAAAAGTGGCcgaaattttgaaatacAATCCTAAACTGGTAAGCTTGGCTCTGACTCATTTTATGACGTCTTCTTTTGAGACGATTCCAACAGAAAAACATACAGAAGATGGTCATATGATAGATGTCATTGCGCCACAATCTCACTTGGCTCTTGTTAAGAAGTTCGTCGATTTGACGAGTACAGACCAAGAGCTAAACAATAAACTTGACTTTTACAGTGATACTCTTGGAAGCGTGTTGGTCgattcaattcatcatATGATTGACAATGATATCCTAACTTTAAATAGCAATAACAGGTTAAAACCGAAAGCGTTACTATCCTGTTTACAGGAGCATAAAATCATTACAGAGGACTTTCAGATAGCAAACGTAAAATGGGACATCCTTAACccagatgatgatgttgaattAAATGCCACCAGTTTGGATACCTTAAAGACTAATCTATTATCTTTTTTGAACGATGAGTCCGATTTAAAGGGAATCATCAATGATAATTCTGATGAGAGAAACGTGAATGGTGATGCGCATGTTGATAATGAACAAGAAtcctttcttgaaaaggACTCTGATATTTCCATCGATGAAGacgatttctttgaattcttccTCAAAAATGGGTTAAACTTAGCTGACGATTACATTGCTAACTTGCGTGGAAGTTATATGGACAGCGATGCTGATAAAGATCAGATTGCAGATTCTGAGTTAGATACACTTTCTGAACTTCACCAATCATTACAAGATGTGTCTGCTGAATGCTCTCCAATTGCTGACCTTGTCAAGTCACTCACTGTAGATGGAGCTCCTTCCGGACCTCTTCAAACGATTTTACAGAATCTCAAGAAGCAAGAACCGTGA
- the ATG5 gene encoding Atg5p (similar to uniprot|Q12380 Saccharomyces cerevisiae YPL149W ATG5 Conserved autophagy-related protein that undergoes conjugation with Atg12p and then associates with Atg16p to form a cytosolic complex essential for autophagosome formation): MEELRERVWHGSLNVEIMLSDSIVVPNTPLSEKCYHIVVLRESFLALYLPAIVRKLGNNVIVTYENPYKQWWFEYDGVPVPWEYPCGVLFDFLCNSSTTSTGKEDDQRLQMWKLKLCHGNKYPPGILPLVDGLRQVKDHWKHQWKQACFILNGSAKRIMSLSIPDFEAFWQSLISRHQPDYIKVREKLLTPNKTKHIPIRVWTADASFLQPSIPANSDTMTLFDVMTSMDIKLQENNRAIIQGIVICSDEDIINLYDLFASIDGFLYVVIK, translated from the coding sequence ATGGAAGAGCTGCGAGAACGTGTTTGGCATGGTTCACTCAATGTGGAAATTATGCTATCTGATTCGATAGTAGTACCGAATACCCCTCTTTCTGAGAAATGCTATCACATAGTTGTTTTGCGAGAATCTTTCTTGGCATTATATCTTCCAGCAATAGTACGAAAGCTTGGAAACAATGTGATTGTCACGTATGAGAACCCTTATAAGCAGTGGTGGTTTGAATATGATGGAGTGCCCGTTCCTTGGGAGTATCCTTGTGGTGTACTATTCGACTTTTTATGCAACTCTTCGACCACTTCAACCGGTaaagaagatgatcaaCGACTACAGATGTGGAAACTTAAACTATGTCACGGGAACAAATATCCACCTGGGATACTTCCATTGGTTGATGGTTTGCGCCAAGTAAAAGATCACTGGAAGCACCAGTGGAAACAGGCATGTTTCATTCTAAATGGTTCTGCGAAGCGTATTATGTCGTTATCAATACCTGATTTTGAAGCTTTCTGGCAGAGTTTAATATCGAGACATCAGCCAGACTACATCAAGGTTCGGGAGAAGTTGCTCACACCGAATAAAACTAAACATATACCTATAAGAGTGTGGACTGCAGATGCATCATTCCTACAACCTTCAATACCCGCTAATTCCGACACTATGACGCTGTTTGATGTTATGACTTCAATGGACATTAAGCTTCAGGAAAATAACAGAGCAATTATACAAGGCATAGTGATCTGTTCGGATGAGGACATTATTAATTTATATGATTTATTTGCAAGCATTGACGGATTTTTATATGTAGTCATCAAATAA